In Aphelocoma coerulescens isolate FSJ_1873_10779 chromosome 3, UR_Acoe_1.0, whole genome shotgun sequence, a single window of DNA contains:
- the ZC3H12D gene encoding probable ribonuclease ZC3H12D, translating to MCAKMALASSISSKVVPPRSRKVSAAGVEVQQSKLDFFCKLGYGKQDICKVLENLGQEALEDDVLKELIRMGSKPQALENQAQPSQLRLVARGSCSTTPGLKWLGEDESDASNCLRPIVIDGSNVAMSHGNKEVFSCWGIQLAVDWFRERGHTYIKVFVPLWRKEPPRQESPIADQHILEELEKQSILVYTPSRKVKGKRVVCYDDRYIVKVAYEKDGVIVSNDHYRDLQNENPEWKWFIEQRLLMYSFVSNRFMPPDDPLGRHGPTLNNFLSKKPVLPEKKWQPCPYGKKCTYGNKCKFYHPERPHQAQLSVADELRAKTKVPLTLGKEEERCQCSPYTAREPAPCDACTETLREARGCSGPSCYPGRSQGSCPEQTSPAWAGGPGSDLGLEQRLPQQAPLLEKMSAVSISDGTYGCNWSLCTSQDRGAMDSPHHCADLRDKLFSLNHPQSLDHTSSPRCPFQQRVLPPAWGGMCSEHSWAQECRGVHGTGHRSHRIPQGAQHKQALEPQHPVLLQPTTLSPDRFPLYSEHQQQQHHCFPSQPPGQPFQLDSSNGMGLFQEAHVYPSASYRDYWPTPAARPPSAQQVNIHRELCSPYPYSEMSQVTTLYPNIKDKGTGAHPL from the exons ATGTGTGCTAAAATGGCACTGGCCAGTTCAATTTCTAGCAAAGTGGTGCCACCACGCTCCAGAAAAGTTTCTGCAGCAGGGGTGGAAGTGCAGCAGAGCAAGCTGGATTTTTTCTGCAAGCTGGGCTATGGTAAGCAGGACATCTGCAAAGTGCTGGAGAACCTGGGCCAAGAGGCCCTGGAGGATGATGTGCTGAAAGAGCTGATTCGGATGGGGAGCAAACCTCAAGCTCTGGAGAACCAGGCTCAGCCTTCCCAGCTAAGGCTGGTTGCCCGTGGATCATGTAGCACCACACCGGGGCTGAAGTGGCTTGGAGAAGATGAAAGTGATGCTTCCAATTGCTTGAGACCCATTGTGATCGATGGCAGCAATGTTGCAATGAG TCATGGAAACAAAGAGGTATTTTCCTGCTGGGGGATCCAGCTGGCAGTGGATTGGTTTCGAGAGAGGGGGCACACTTACATCAAGGTTTTTGTCCCGCTCTGGAGAAAGGAGCCCCCTCGACAAGAGAGCCCCATTGCAG ATCAGCACATTCTTGAAGAGCTTGAAAAGCAATCTATCCTGGTCTACACACCCTCCCGGAAAGTGAAAGGCAAGAGGGTGGTTTGCTACGATGATCGCTACATAGTGAAAGTTGCTTATGAGAAGGACGGAGTCATTGTTTCCAATGACCACTACCGGGATCTGCAGAATGAAAACCCCGAGTGGAAATGGTTCATTGAGCAACGACTGCTCATGTACTCTTTTGTCAGTAACAG gTTTATGCCTCCTGATGATCCATTAGGCCGGCACGGACCCACCCTTAATAACTTCCTCAGCAAAAAGCCAGtgcttcctgaaaaaaaatggcAGCCTTGCCCCTATG gtaaAAAATGCACCTATGGCAATAAATGCAAATTTTACCATCCAGAGAGACCACATCAAGCTCAGCTTTCAGTTGCTGATGAGCTCAGGGCCAAAACAAAGGTCCCGTTGACCctggggaaagaggaggagaggtGTCAGTGCTCCCCATACACGGCCAGAGAGCCTGCACCCTGCGATGCCTGCACAGAAACTCTGCGAGAGGccagaggctgctctgggcctTCCTGCTACCCAGGCAGGTCCCAGGGGAGCTGTCCTGAGCAGACATCCCCTGCCTGGGCTGGCGGTCctggctctgacctggggctggagcagcgctTGCCGCAGCAGGCGCCGCTCCTGGAGAAGATGTCAGCAGTGTCCATCAGCGACGGCACCTACGGCTGCAACTGGTCCTTATGCACCTCTCAGGACAGGGGGGCCATGGACAGCCCTCACCACTGTGCTGACCTCAGGGACAAGCTGTTCTCACTTAATCACCCTCAGAGCTTGGACCACACCAGCTCTCCCAGGTGCCCTTTCCAGCAAAGGGTGCTCCCACCTGCATGGGGTGGGATGTGCTcagagcacagctgggctcAGGAGTGCCGTGGTGTGCACGGAACAGGTCACAGGAGCCATCGCATCCCCCAGGGTGCTCAGCACAAACAGGCCCTGGAGCCCCAGCACCCTGTTTTGCTGCAGCCCACAACTCTGTCCCCTGACAGGTTTCCCCTGTACAGcgagcaccagcagcagcagcaccactgtTTCCCCAGCCAGCCCCCAGGGCAGCCCTTTCAGCTAGATTCCAGCAACGGAATGGGCTTATTCCAGGAAGCCCATGTGTACCCCAGTGCCTCTTACAGGGATTACTGGCCCaccccagctgcaaggcctccCTCTGCCCAGCAAGTAAACATACACAGGGAGCTGTGTTCCCCTTATCCTTACAGTGAGATGAGCCAGGTCACCACTTTGTACCCCAATATCAAGGATAAGGGGACTGGAGCGCATcccctatga